A single genomic interval of Arthrobacter methylotrophus harbors:
- a CDS encoding amino acid permease, which produces MTTKSTAVRPTISSHGLGHAMKPRQLTMMGLGSAIGAGLFLGSGAGIHAAGPAVLISYLVAGTLIILVMWALGEMAAANPNSGAFSVYAEKAMGKTAGSTVGWLWWLQLVVVIAAEALGAAGLLFSVWPVVPVWALALVFMVAFTAINLAGVRNFGEFEFWFAILKVAAIVAFLAIGAALLFGWLPGLTSPGLGNLTSNFAPSGWSGIATALFVVIFAFGGTEIVSVAAAETQDPVRSVGKAIRTVVWRILVFYIGSVFVIAAVLPSDSEGLKSPFAGVLNLAGIPGAGTAITLVAVVALLSALNANLYGASRMVFSLSERGEAPAFLSRLRGARVPMAAVGVSVAFGFIATVLELLFPDRVLPALLNLVGSTCLVVWGTALVSQFILRRRADREGTQLPLRMKGFPFLTLFGLALLAVIFVVGFSNAESAGQLIGTFLLVAGIAIACRIKAKAKAARSA; this is translated from the coding sequence ATGACAACGAAGTCCACCGCTGTTCGACCCACCATTTCTTCGCATGGCCTCGGCCACGCGATGAAGCCGCGCCAGCTCACTATGATGGGCCTGGGCAGTGCCATCGGCGCAGGTCTCTTCCTCGGCTCGGGCGCCGGGATCCATGCGGCCGGCCCGGCCGTGCTCATCTCCTATCTAGTGGCGGGCACCCTGATCATCCTGGTGATGTGGGCCCTGGGCGAGATGGCGGCGGCCAACCCCAATAGCGGCGCTTTCTCTGTGTACGCGGAAAAGGCCATGGGCAAGACGGCCGGGTCAACCGTCGGCTGGCTTTGGTGGCTGCAGCTGGTAGTCGTCATTGCCGCGGAGGCACTCGGCGCGGCCGGGCTGCTGTTCTCTGTCTGGCCAGTCGTTCCGGTGTGGGCGCTCGCCTTGGTCTTCATGGTGGCGTTCACCGCGATCAACCTCGCCGGGGTACGTAACTTCGGCGAGTTCGAGTTCTGGTTCGCCATCCTGAAGGTCGCGGCCATAGTCGCTTTCCTGGCTATCGGTGCGGCATTGCTGTTTGGTTGGCTGCCGGGACTGACCTCCCCCGGCCTCGGAAACCTCACGAGCAACTTCGCCCCGTCTGGTTGGTCTGGAATTGCCACGGCACTCTTCGTGGTGATTTTCGCCTTCGGGGGGACGGAAATCGTGAGCGTGGCGGCGGCGGAGACGCAGGATCCGGTACGAAGCGTCGGCAAAGCCATCCGTACAGTGGTGTGGCGCATCCTGGTCTTCTACATCGGCTCGGTCTTTGTTATTGCAGCCGTCCTGCCCTCCGACTCCGAGGGATTGAAGTCGCCGTTCGCCGGTGTACTGAACCTTGCCGGCATCCCGGGAGCTGGCACAGCCATCACGCTTGTTGCCGTTGTAGCCCTGCTCTCGGCGCTCAACGCGAACCTCTACGGCGCCTCTCGCATGGTCTTCTCCTTGTCTGAACGCGGCGAGGCACCGGCTTTCCTGTCGCGGCTGCGCGGCGCTCGGGTGCCCATGGCCGCCGTCGGGGTCTCCGTCGCTTTCGGCTTCATCGCCACCGTGCTGGAACTGCTCTTCCCTGACCGCGTCCTTCCGGCGCTTTTGAACCTTGTGGGCTCCACCTGCCTCGTGGTCTGGGGCACCGCACTCGTATCCCAGTTCATCCTCCGCCGCCGCGCCGACCGCGAAGGAACACAGTTGCCCCTTCGCATGAAGGGCTTCCCCTTCCTCACCCTCTTCGGATTGGCGTTGCTTGCGGTCATCTTCGTGGTGGGCTTCTCAAATGCCGAGAGCGCCGGTCAGTTGATCGGTACGTTCCTACTCGTCGCCGGTATCGCCATAGCCTGCCGGATCAAGGCCAAAGCCAAAGCTGCACGAAGCGCTTGA
- the hpaB gene encoding 4-hydroxyphenylacetate 3-monooxygenase, oxygenase component: protein MGIRTGQQYLDKLNSMTPHVLIDGEMVTEKIADHPSFRNVARTYAKLFDMQHDPKYADALTYESPTTGDRVSASFLVPRSKADLEHRHAAIRTWAEYSHGFLGRTGDYMNGALTALAAAEKWFAQADPMFGENMRKYYEHCRENDLLATHTLIPPQVNRSVSGSEQLGGQLSARVVEEREDGIVVHGARMLATIAPIADELLVFPSTLLRSTPEDAPYSYAFALPNDAPGMRYLCRTSLYNGGGTHDEPLASRYEEMDAVVVFDHVFVPNERIFMLGHPELCNAFYSETGAGALMTHQVVTRTIAKSEFFLGLASEIAASIGIDGFQHIQEDLAELIETVEIGKALMVAAEAQAAPSPDGVFLPHWPTLNAARNWYPKVAQRFPAIIRKFSASGLMALPGEADVASEALPDIELYMQAKTLTGPERVRLFKLAFDASISSFAGRQALYEYFFFGDPVRMAGALVNSYDREPARARVREFLERTD from the coding sequence ATGGGAATCCGGACCGGACAGCAATACCTGGACAAACTCAACTCAATGACCCCGCACGTCCTGATCGACGGCGAAATGGTCACCGAGAAGATCGCAGATCATCCCTCCTTCAGGAACGTGGCCCGCACGTACGCGAAGCTCTTCGACATGCAGCATGACCCGAAGTATGCGGATGCCCTCACCTATGAATCCCCGACGACGGGTGACCGGGTGAGTGCCTCGTTCCTGGTGCCGCGCAGCAAGGCGGACCTCGAGCATCGGCACGCGGCCATCCGCACCTGGGCCGAGTACTCCCATGGATTCCTGGGTCGTACCGGCGACTACATGAACGGAGCCCTTACGGCGCTCGCCGCCGCGGAAAAGTGGTTTGCCCAGGCCGATCCGATGTTCGGCGAAAACATGCGCAAGTACTACGAGCATTGCCGCGAGAACGATCTCCTGGCCACACACACCCTGATCCCGCCGCAAGTCAACCGTTCGGTGTCCGGTTCCGAACAGCTTGGCGGGCAACTTTCGGCCAGGGTAGTCGAGGAACGGGAGGACGGAATCGTCGTCCATGGCGCTCGTATGCTCGCCACGATCGCTCCGATCGCCGACGAACTCCTTGTTTTCCCTTCGACCCTCCTTCGCTCGACGCCTGAGGATGCTCCCTATTCCTACGCCTTCGCACTCCCGAATGACGCTCCGGGCATGCGTTACCTTTGCCGCACCTCCCTCTATAACGGCGGCGGCACCCACGATGAGCCGCTCGCGAGCCGTTACGAGGAAATGGACGCCGTGGTTGTTTTCGATCATGTGTTCGTCCCCAACGAGCGAATCTTCATGCTCGGCCATCCCGAACTGTGCAACGCCTTCTACTCCGAGACCGGCGCAGGAGCCCTGATGACCCACCAAGTGGTCACGAGGACCATCGCGAAGAGCGAGTTCTTCCTGGGCCTTGCTTCGGAAATTGCCGCATCGATCGGGATCGACGGATTCCAACACATCCAGGAAGACCTCGCGGAGCTGATCGAGACCGTTGAAATCGGCAAGGCCCTCATGGTGGCGGCGGAGGCCCAGGCTGCCCCGAGTCCGGATGGCGTGTTCTTGCCGCATTGGCCCACATTGAATGCGGCCCGTAACTGGTATCCCAAGGTTGCCCAGCGTTTCCCGGCGATCATTCGCAAGTTTTCGGCGTCCGGCCTCATGGCGCTACCGGGTGAAGCGGACGTCGCCAGTGAGGCATTACCGGACATTGAGTTGTACATGCAGGCGAAGACACTAACGGGACCGGAGCGAGTCCGACTCTTCAAGCTTGCCTTCGATGCGAGCATTTCCTCGTTCGCCGGGCGCCAGGCCTTGTACGAGTACTTTTTCTTCGGCGATCCCGTTCGTATGGCGGGCGCCCTCGTCAACAGCTACGATCGTGAGCCGGCCCGCGCCCGCGTTCGCGAATTCCTCGAACGGACAGACTGA
- a CDS encoding MarR family transcriptional regulator, with translation MNKPIGYWTKRLDAALETHLDRTLARLKLSRRQWQALNVLAETALSPGDLDGVLSPFWGDDTRRRESELAALVGRGMIIMVDDRISLSELGHAKQAEAQRLVEDSRRELSMGSASTSTPWPSACWNA, from the coding sequence GTGAACAAGCCGATCGGTTATTGGACCAAACGCCTGGACGCCGCCTTGGAAACGCATCTGGACAGGACACTGGCGAGGTTGAAACTCAGTCGGCGGCAGTGGCAGGCCCTTAATGTCCTGGCCGAGACGGCCCTCAGCCCCGGGGACCTCGACGGCGTCCTCAGCCCTTTTTGGGGCGACGACACGCGGCGCCGCGAAAGCGAACTCGCCGCGCTGGTGGGCCGCGGAATGATCATCATGGTGGACGATCGCATCAGTCTCAGCGAACTGGGCCACGCGAAACAGGCCGAAGCCCAAAGACTTGTCGAGGATTCCCGCCGGGAACTTTCCATGGGATCGGCATCGACGAGTACGCCATGGCCCTCAGCGTGCTGGAACGCATGA
- a CDS encoding phosphoribosyltransferase has translation MGMRFKDRADAGRRLAAGLPQLRHRPDTILLGLARGGIPVAAAAAVELDQPLGAILVRKLGIPGREETAFGALAWSGGRIVRIVNRPLAERMLQHGISQSSLDAVETSERGELLRRVKAYPGVNVDLSGKTVVLVDDGLATGATMRAAVEAVRARGAGTVVAAVPVASLEAQASISRVCDFVMCLHTPGRFHAVGAFYEHFEQLTDDDAVRLLERAA, from the coding sequence ATGGGCATGCGCTTCAAGGACCGCGCAGATGCCGGTCGCCGTTTGGCAGCCGGGCTTCCGCAGCTCCGGCACCGGCCGGACACCATCCTTCTGGGCCTCGCCCGTGGTGGGATTCCTGTGGCGGCCGCGGCCGCCGTCGAGCTCGACCAGCCACTTGGCGCCATTCTGGTGCGCAAACTTGGTATCCCGGGGCGCGAAGAAACCGCGTTCGGCGCCCTCGCCTGGTCCGGCGGCAGAATCGTCCGCATCGTCAACCGGCCCCTCGCCGAACGCATGCTGCAGCACGGAATCAGCCAGTCATCTCTCGACGCGGTGGAAACGAGCGAGCGGGGCGAACTCCTGCGGCGCGTGAAAGCCTATCCCGGCGTCAACGTAGACCTCTCGGGCAAGACCGTGGTCCTTGTCGACGACGGCCTCGCCACGGGAGCGACGATGCGCGCCGCCGTCGAGGCTGTCCGCGCACGCGGAGCGGGGACCGTGGTGGCCGCCGTTCCCGTCGCATCACTCGAAGCCCAGGCGTCCATCAGCCGGGTGTGCGACTTCGTGATGTGCCTGCACACGCCGGGCAGGTTCCATGCGGTTGGGGCGTTCTACGAACACTTCGAACAGTTGACCGACGACGACGCTGTGCGGCTTTTGGAGCGGGCTGCGTAG
- a CDS encoding NUDIX hydrolase, with product MNTVYANSANVAERRLAPPSLAISTVIFALRPSERSGRPTLWLPLVRRIREPFKGMWALPGGPLQHDESLQDAASRNLRETTGLAPQYLEQLYAFGGLHRSPAQRVVSIVYWALVQPTEAALADESENVRWFRADRLAELAFDHNAIVDYALWRLRNKMAYGSIAYHLLGEFFTLAQVREVYEAVLDRQLDPANFRRQIKGTPEIEETGEYLQGGKHRPPRLYRFTGTPGLGPDNRSTP from the coding sequence GTGAACACCGTGTACGCCAACTCCGCGAACGTCGCAGAGCGCAGGCTCGCACCGCCGTCGTTGGCTATTTCCACGGTGATCTTCGCGCTCCGCCCGAGTGAACGCTCAGGGCGCCCCACGCTGTGGCTGCCGCTGGTGCGGCGTATCCGCGAACCGTTCAAAGGAATGTGGGCGCTGCCCGGTGGGCCGCTGCAGCATGACGAGTCCCTTCAGGATGCCGCGTCCCGGAACCTGCGTGAGACAACAGGGTTAGCGCCTCAATACCTCGAACAGCTCTACGCCTTCGGTGGCCTGCACCGCTCGCCTGCCCAACGGGTCGTCTCGATTGTCTACTGGGCCTTGGTGCAGCCCACGGAAGCCGCCCTGGCGGACGAATCCGAGAACGTCCGCTGGTTCCGCGCCGACAGGCTTGCGGAGCTGGCCTTTGATCACAATGCGATCGTGGACTACGCCCTGTGGCGGCTGCGCAACAAGATGGCCTACGGGTCCATCGCCTATCACTTGCTGGGTGAGTTCTTCACCCTGGCACAGGTCCGCGAAGTCTACGAGGCTGTCCTGGACCGCCAATTGGATCCGGCGAATTTCCGCCGGCAAATCAAGGGAACGCCGGAAATCGAAGAGACCGGTGAATACCTCCAAGGCGGAAAACACCGCCCACCCCGCCTCTACCGCTTCACCGGCACGCCCGGACTCGGGCCAGACAACAGGAGTACACCATGA
- a CDS encoding alpha-ketoacid dehydrogenase subunit beta, which translates to MSESTATLEARAPMEARLTQLSMQQALNRALDEVLSTDPKTLVFGEDCGQLGGVFRITDGLQTKHGDTRVFDTPLAESGILGMSVGLAMAGFHPIPEVQFDGFAYPAINQIVCQIARMNYRSRGTLPMPITLRVPSFGGIRAPEHHGESLEALFAHVPGLKVVSPSDPHDAYHLLKYAASRPDPVIFMEPKSRYWQKGDVDTADGGSLTGARVVRPGRHLTLVAWGAMVARCLQVAELAAEDGIDVEVLDLRWLKPIDAATLATSVGKTRRAVVVHEAPLTSGLGAEVAQLITQSCFDTLKAPVERVTGFDVPYPSGDLEDEYIPNIDRILLGIQRVLEYRRG; encoded by the coding sequence ATGTCTGAGAGCACCGCCACCCTTGAAGCCCGGGCACCCATGGAGGCCCGGCTAACTCAACTCTCCATGCAGCAGGCACTCAACCGCGCCCTGGACGAGGTTCTCTCCACCGATCCAAAGACGCTTGTGTTCGGTGAGGACTGTGGCCAATTGGGCGGAGTCTTCCGCATCACCGACGGCCTCCAGACAAAGCACGGAGACACCCGCGTGTTCGACACGCCGCTCGCGGAGTCCGGAATCCTCGGCATGTCCGTAGGGCTGGCCATGGCAGGCTTCCACCCGATTCCGGAAGTACAGTTCGACGGCTTCGCCTATCCGGCCATCAACCAGATCGTGTGCCAGATCGCCCGCATGAACTACCGCAGCCGCGGCACCCTGCCGATGCCGATCACCTTGCGGGTGCCCAGCTTCGGAGGCATCCGCGCTCCCGAACACCACGGCGAAAGCCTTGAGGCGCTCTTCGCGCACGTTCCCGGCCTGAAGGTTGTCTCGCCGTCGGATCCGCACGACGCCTATCACCTGCTCAAGTACGCTGCCTCGCGACCTGACCCCGTGATTTTCATGGAACCCAAGTCCCGCTATTGGCAGAAGGGCGACGTCGACACAGCCGACGGCGGCAGCCTCACCGGTGCGCGCGTTGTCCGGCCGGGCCGCCACCTGACCCTCGTAGCCTGGGGTGCCATGGTGGCCCGGTGCCTGCAGGTCGCCGAACTCGCAGCGGAGGACGGAATCGACGTCGAAGTCCTCGACCTGCGCTGGCTCAAGCCGATCGACGCCGCAACACTGGCGACGTCCGTCGGAAAGACGCGGCGCGCCGTCGTCGTGCACGAAGCTCCGCTGACCTCCGGACTCGGCGCGGAAGTCGCCCAACTGATCACGCAAAGCTGCTTCGACACCCTCAAAGCGCCGGTCGAGCGGGTCACCGGCTTCGACGTGCCTTACCCCTCCGGTGACCTGGAGGACGAATACATTCCGAACATTGACCGCATCCTCCTGGGGATCCAACGAGTATTGGAGTACCGACGTGGCTGA
- a CDS encoding alpha/beta fold hydrolase, with protein sequence MSGRHTGEHIHTVEGTDPHIFVEVHEPAEGTDAGLRPVLLLHGFSSSSKLNWGDTGWISTLRSAGRRVITVDLPGHGRSASPEDLDSYTPSRIRADLLQIVADAGARPVRDGDPSSGLDVVGYSLGSRLAWEFGATQPELVHRLVLGGPNKEDPLASFDLVAAQRYLADGTPIEDASTAGLLKMAQLLPSNDLFALLSLIEAIKGEPYDPAEAVPHMPMLLVAGEKDERASTMPELAAIASHAGGMVEQLLIPGRNHGNAVTSRVFKDATVAFLGV encoded by the coding sequence ATGAGCGGCAGGCACACAGGAGAGCACATCCACACCGTGGAAGGAACGGATCCCCATATTTTCGTGGAGGTCCATGAGCCTGCCGAAGGCACCGACGCCGGGTTGCGTCCCGTCCTGCTGCTGCACGGTTTCTCCTCGTCGAGCAAGCTCAATTGGGGCGACACGGGGTGGATTTCCACTCTTCGGTCCGCCGGTCGCCGCGTGATCACCGTAGACCTCCCAGGACATGGCCGGAGCGCTTCGCCCGAAGACCTGGACTCCTACACTCCCAGCCGGATCCGCGCGGACCTGCTCCAGATAGTGGCCGACGCCGGGGCGCGCCCTGTGCGCGACGGCGACCCTTCGAGCGGGCTTGACGTCGTTGGCTACTCCCTGGGATCCCGGCTCGCCTGGGAGTTCGGGGCAACCCAGCCCGAACTCGTGCACCGCTTGGTATTGGGTGGCCCGAACAAGGAAGACCCGCTGGCATCCTTCGACCTCGTGGCTGCCCAGCGCTACCTCGCGGACGGGACGCCGATTGAAGACGCGTCCACGGCAGGCTTGCTTAAAATGGCGCAGCTCTTGCCGAGCAACGATCTGTTTGCGCTCTTGTCGCTGATCGAGGCCATCAAGGGCGAACCCTACGATCCCGCCGAAGCCGTGCCCCACATGCCGATGCTGCTGGTCGCCGGTGAAAAGGACGAGCGGGCCAGCACCATGCCCGAGCTTGCCGCAATCGCGTCCCATGCGGGGGGCATGGTGGAACAATTGCTCATTCCTGGACGGAACCATGGCAACGCCGTCACCAGCAGGGTGTTCAAAGACGCTACGGTGGCGTTCCTCGGCGTCTAA
- a CDS encoding thiamine pyrophosphate-dependent enzyme gives MDSILPAVGTADTAPLGPGQLRELYSLMAAVRYLDTSAVAWQRQGIIPGYAPELGQEAAQVGSAYALDTARDFAFPTYREMGVARAMGVDMVAYMSTHKATWHGGMYNPPASRLAPIQAVVAGSVLHAVGWAHGQTLSGEQGVALSYFGDGASSQGDVHEAMNFAAVMKAPVVFFIQNNGWAISVPTERQVAGGSVAARAAGYDIPGIQVDGNDVVAVYEATRNAFAHCRQGNGPVVVEAMTYRRGPHSTADDPGRYRSLDNERIDAGVDPLERFRKRLLAEGEADEAFFAAAHDAARAEEEAIRIGIEALGPRPGNEMFDFVFQETTPVLENQATRWREESEHV, from the coding sequence ATGGACTCAATTCTTCCCGCTGTGGGCACAGCCGATACTGCGCCCCTCGGCCCCGGACAGCTCAGGGAGCTTTACTCCCTGATGGCTGCCGTTCGATACCTGGATACCTCGGCCGTCGCGTGGCAGCGCCAAGGAATCATCCCCGGCTACGCTCCGGAACTCGGCCAGGAAGCAGCCCAGGTCGGGAGCGCCTACGCCCTGGACACGGCCCGCGACTTCGCCTTTCCGACGTACCGTGAAATGGGCGTCGCCAGGGCCATGGGTGTGGACATGGTGGCGTACATGTCCACCCACAAGGCAACGTGGCACGGCGGCATGTACAACCCTCCGGCAAGCCGACTCGCGCCCATCCAGGCCGTGGTTGCAGGTTCGGTGCTCCATGCCGTCGGCTGGGCCCATGGCCAAACCCTGAGCGGCGAGCAAGGCGTGGCCCTCAGCTACTTCGGCGACGGCGCCTCCTCGCAAGGCGACGTCCATGAAGCCATGAATTTTGCCGCCGTCATGAAAGCGCCGGTCGTCTTCTTCATCCAGAACAACGGCTGGGCGATTTCCGTGCCCACCGAGCGGCAAGTGGCCGGCGGCTCGGTCGCTGCCCGGGCCGCCGGCTACGACATCCCGGGCATTCAGGTGGACGGCAACGATGTGGTCGCCGTGTATGAAGCCACCCGCAATGCCTTCGCCCATTGCCGCCAAGGCAACGGCCCCGTGGTGGTCGAAGCGATGACCTACCGCCGCGGGCCGCATTCGACCGCCGACGATCCGGGCCGGTACCGGAGCCTCGACAACGAGCGCATCGACGCCGGTGTGGACCCACTGGAACGCTTCCGCAAGCGATTGCTGGCCGAAGGCGAAGCCGACGAGGCCTTCTTCGCCGCCGCCCACGACGCCGCGCGGGCAGAAGAGGAAGCGATCCGCATCGGAATCGAAGCCCTCGGCCCCCGGCCCGGCAACGAAATGTTCGATTTCGTCTTCCAGGAAACCACCCCCGTCCTTGAAAATCAGGCCACCCGTTGGCGCGAGGAGTCCGAACATGTCTGA
- a CDS encoding Lrp/AsnC family transcriptional regulator, with the protein MAVDELDAKIVRFFTDSPRASVLEASRVLKVARATVQSRLDRMAERGVVAPWVPQPDPAGFGYPVVAFCSLTINQDLGHDAVVEALAAIPELIEVHTVSGSSDLMVRVVGKSNSDLQRVLDKLIATKTVLRSSSVIVLNTHFQGRTLPLLEVAAKEDVS; encoded by the coding sequence GTGGCTGTTGACGAGCTAGATGCCAAGATTGTTCGTTTCTTCACGGACTCTCCGCGAGCGTCCGTCCTTGAGGCATCCCGCGTCTTGAAGGTCGCCCGCGCTACGGTCCAGTCCAGGCTTGACCGGATGGCCGAACGCGGAGTCGTGGCTCCCTGGGTTCCGCAGCCCGACCCTGCCGGTTTCGGGTATCCGGTGGTGGCCTTCTGCTCGCTGACCATCAATCAGGACCTGGGGCACGACGCTGTCGTCGAAGCCCTGGCCGCCATCCCCGAATTGATTGAGGTCCACACCGTTTCCGGCAGTTCGGATCTGATGGTGCGGGTGGTGGGCAAATCGAACTCGGACTTGCAGCGCGTGCTGGACAAGCTCATCGCCACCAAGACGGTGCTCCGCTCCTCGTCGGTGATCGTGCTGAATACCCACTTCCAAGGCCGCACCTTGCCTTTGCTGGAAGTCGCGGCCAAGGAGGATGTGAGCTGA
- a CDS encoding biotin/lipoyl-containing protein has protein sequence MAEISFPLPDLGEGLIEATVLDWLVSPGDQVERNQPLVELETTKSALELPSPQAGKVIRIHGAPGETINVGEPLVVFEVPDNTAGIVGTVPKDEAPKRRVRLSAVLDED, from the coding sequence GTGGCTGAAATCAGCTTCCCCCTGCCCGATCTTGGCGAAGGCCTCATCGAGGCGACCGTGCTGGACTGGCTCGTCTCCCCCGGAGATCAGGTGGAACGGAACCAGCCCCTCGTAGAGCTGGAAACGACTAAGTCAGCGCTCGAGTTGCCAAGCCCGCAGGCGGGTAAAGTGATCCGTATCCACGGCGCGCCGGGCGAGACCATCAACGTCGGCGAGCCGCTGGTGGTGTTCGAGGTGCCGGACAATACTGCGGGCATCGTGGGCACGGTTCCGAAGGATGAAGCACCGAAGCGCCGGGTCCGCCTGAGCGCCGTACTCGATGAGGACTGA